Proteins co-encoded in one Methanosarcinales archaeon Met12 genomic window:
- a CDS encoding EamA family transporter, which produces MIGETKTWAILVVVVCAFLGAIGQIFFKMGSDLISEDITSWLPKLLVGFGLYGLSSILFILALRHGNLTLLYPIIATSFIWTALFAVMFLGESMNLAKWGGIGLILLGVSLIVR; this is translated from the coding sequence ATGATCGGAGAGACAAAAACATGGGCAATATTGGTCGTTGTGGTATGCGCCTTTCTTGGGGCAATAGGACAGATATTCTTCAAAATGGGTTCGGATTTGATATCGGAAGACATCACATCATGGCTACCTAAACTACTCGTTGGATTTGGACTATATGGTCTGTCGAGCATCCTGTTCATTCTTGCACTGAGGCACGGAAATTTAACCCTTCTTTATCCTATTATCGCCACGAGTTTCATTTGGACAGCTTTATTCGCCGTGATGTTCTTGGGAGAGTCGATGAACCTTGCTAAATGGGGCGGTATTGGATTGATACTTCTTGGGGTCAGCCTGATAGTAAGATGA
- a CDS encoding glycosyltransferase family 2 protein, producing MTRDKISVSIIIPAYNEEKRITRTLTEHQAFAHLHYPDYEILVVCDGCTDRTPAIVRDFHRRNSRIKLLVFRHKLGKGGGVLEGFKAARNELVGFTDADDSISPEDFDKLVKAVDGGADCAIASRHTQGAKIFIQQPLSRRVASRVFNLFVKLLFGLPFEDTQCGAKMVKKTVIDDIVPRMVLKGFEFDVELLWRIQKSGYIIEEIPITWQHKDNSAFSLKYAPQMFFNLLKVRFG from the coding sequence ATGACAAGAGATAAAATAAGCGTCTCGATAATCATCCCGGCGTATAACGAGGAAAAAAGAATCACCAGGACCTTGACCGAGCATCAGGCGTTTGCGCATCTACATTATCCAGACTATGAAATACTCGTCGTATGTGACGGTTGTACTGACAGAACGCCTGCGATTGTAAGGGATTTTCACAGGCGGAATTCGCGCATAAAACTTCTTGTGTTCCGTCACAAACTGGGAAAAGGCGGCGGCGTGCTGGAGGGCTTTAAAGCCGCAAGAAATGAATTGGTTGGATTTACTGATGCTGATGATTCTATCTCTCCCGAGGATTTTGACAAATTGGTAAAGGCGGTAGATGGTGGCGCAGACTGTGCCATTGCCTCGCGCCACACCCAGGGCGCCAAAATATTTATTCAGCAGCCGTTGAGCAGGAGAGTTGCAAGCAGGGTTTTCAATCTGTTTGTTAAGCTATTATTTGGCTTGCCTTTTGAGGATACCCAATGTGGGGCGAAGATGGTAAAGAAAACCGTCATCGACGATATCGTGCCAAGGATGGTATTGAAGGGCTTTGAATTCGACGTCGAATTGTTATGGCGCATCCAGAAGAGCGGCTACATCATCGAAGAGATACCAATCACATGGCAGCATAAGGACAATTCCGCATTCAGTCTAAAATACGCTCCGCAGATGTTTTTCAATCTGTTGAAGGTGCGCTTTGGCTGA
- the argS gene encoding arginine--tRNA ligase: MFIQFKNETKSLLQSAVKSAGYAAEDAYLEESSYADISSSIALNLAPQYKKLPANIAKEILQNIQIPDKSYVGRVEVQGAYINFYVNRSFLNQTISSISEEREEYGSLPKKDKRVILEHTSVNPTGPIHVGRGRNPIIGDTLARALRCAGYDVDVQYYVNDMGKQIATIVWGYDNIDLNTLPQLERDKPDHDVVRYYRKSTEAASNPEVESAIMQLLGEYESDNPLVIEKFKKVVKRCIDGQKQTLERINISFDKYVWESQFVRDGTVHKIIEKLKKTKYARLKDGALVLDLTHFGLEKDFVLTRLDGTTLYTTRDIAYHVWKFDNADIMINVLGEDQKLAMDQLKCALEILGLERWPQMVFYSFISLPEGRMSTRKGTTVDLDDLLDEALERAYIEVHKRRPELSEGEKRRIAEIVGMGAVRFDIIKVAPEKMMTFRWEDALDFEKQGAPFIQYSHARACSILDKAKLKKFNPNMLVEPQEIELIKKMAMFPNVVDAVAHCLKPHILATYARELAETFNQFYGFVPVLKAEGDLRDARLALVNCTRIVLENTLNLLGIEAPKSM, encoded by the coding sequence ATGTTCATACAGTTCAAAAATGAGACGAAGTCACTGCTACAAAGCGCTGTCAAATCAGCAGGATATGCGGCAGAAGATGCCTATTTAGAGGAATCTTCATATGCAGATATATCCTCATCAATCGCCCTCAATCTTGCGCCACAATACAAGAAACTCCCTGCGAACATAGCGAAGGAAATCTTGCAGAATATCCAGATTCCGGATAAATCATATGTCGGACGCGTAGAAGTCCAGGGAGCATATATCAATTTTTACGTCAATCGCAGCTTCTTGAACCAAACGATATCGAGCATATCTGAGGAACGGGAGGAGTACGGCTCGCTTCCCAAGAAAGACAAGCGAGTAATTCTCGAACATACTTCTGTCAATCCAACAGGACCCATCCACGTTGGCAGGGGACGAAACCCCATCATCGGCGACACGTTGGCAAGGGCTCTCAGATGCGCCGGCTACGATGTCGATGTGCAATATTATGTAAACGATATGGGCAAACAGATCGCGACGATCGTCTGGGGATACGACAATATCGACCTGAATACCCTTCCTCAATTAGAGAGGGATAAGCCAGACCACGATGTCGTGCGATATTACCGAAAATCGACCGAGGCGGCATCAAATCCAGAAGTGGAATCAGCGATCATGCAGCTCTTGGGGGAATACGAGTCTGACAACCCCCTCGTCATCGAGAAGTTTAAGAAAGTTGTGAAACGCTGTATAGATGGGCAAAAGCAAACGTTAGAACGAATCAACATTTCCTTTGACAAATACGTGTGGGAATCACAATTTGTCAGAGACGGTACGGTGCATAAAATAATCGAGAAATTGAAAAAGACAAAATATGCCAGACTAAAAGACGGTGCATTGGTGCTTGATTTGACTCATTTTGGACTGGAGAAGGATTTTGTACTGACGCGTCTCGATGGGACGACTCTATACACTACCAGAGATATCGCATACCACGTATGGAAGTTCGATAACGCTGATATCATGATTAACGTGCTCGGCGAAGACCAGAAGCTGGCGATGGACCAATTAAAGTGCGCCCTTGAGATTCTCGGTCTCGAGAGATGGCCGCAAATGGTGTTTTATTCTTTTATCTCACTGCCAGAGGGCAGGATGTCAACGCGCAAAGGCACCACCGTCGATCTTGATGACCTGCTCGATGAGGCACTTGAACGTGCATACATCGAGGTACACAAACGCAGACCTGAACTGTCAGAGGGCGAAAAGCGAAGAATAGCGGAAATCGTGGGGATGGGTGCAGTACGATTTGACATCATCAAGGTGGCTCCAGAAAAGATGATGACGTTTAGATGGGAAGATGCGCTGGATTTCGAGAAACAGGGAGCGCCGTTCATCCAGTATTCGCATGCCAGAGCCTGCAGTATCCTTGATAAAGCGAAGCTGAAGAAGTTCAACCCGAATATGCTCGTCGAACCGCAGGAGATCGAATTGATCAAAAAGATGGCGATGTTTCCCAACGTCGTGGATGCGGTTGCACATTGCCTCAAGCCGCACATCTTAGCGACCTATGCCAGAGAATTGGCCGAGACATTTAATCAATTCTATGGCTTCGTCCCGGTACTCAAAGCAGAAGGAGATTTGAGAGATGCGCGACTGGCACTGGTGAACTGTACGAGAATCGTCCTGGAAAATACATTGAATTTGCTTGGAATCGAGGCGCCAAAATCGATGTGA
- the prf1 gene encoding peptide chain release factor aRF-1 — translation MSDGQKKYEFKRKLEELREKTGRGTELVTIYIPPDKQISNVVAQLRDEHGQAANIKSKSTRVNVQSALDSIMARLKYFKNPPENGMVIFCGMISIGGDRTTMETIVIELPEPITTYMYRCGSEFVLGPLEDMLKEKKTFGLVALDRREATIGLLKGRHIELIKHMTSNVPGKQKRGGQSAKRFQQLRLIAINEFYKRIGDSASKIFLEVDHKDLQGILIGGPSPTKEEFIGGEYLHHELQPKIQGVFDISYTDESGLYELVDAAMDTLQNLDLMQEKKLVNRFMRELVSDRNLATYGEDNVRKNLKMGAVDTLLLSEDLRRIRIYVKCTSCDYQYEKTVQKPDKLEACPRCDKALELVEITDIVTELSEMGERINSTTVFISTDFEEGEQLMNAFGGIAAILRFQTGV, via the coding sequence ATGTCGGATGGACAGAAAAAATACGAGTTCAAACGGAAACTGGAAGAGTTACGAGAGAAAACTGGCAGGGGGACCGAACTGGTTACGATTTACATCCCTCCTGATAAGCAGATATCCAATGTTGTGGCACAGCTTAGAGATGAGCATGGACAGGCTGCGAACATTAAATCCAAGTCCACAAGAGTAAATGTTCAGAGCGCACTGGACTCCATCATGGCCAGACTCAAATATTTTAAAAATCCGCCAGAGAATGGCATGGTTATTTTTTGCGGAATGATCTCTATTGGTGGAGATAGGACCACAATGGAGACGATAGTCATAGAGCTGCCGGAGCCCATTACGACCTATATGTATCGATGCGGCTCGGAATTCGTACTCGGGCCACTGGAAGACATGCTCAAGGAGAAGAAGACATTTGGTTTGGTCGCCCTGGATCGGAGGGAGGCAACCATTGGTTTGCTGAAGGGGAGACATATCGAGCTCATAAAACACATGACCTCCAACGTACCAGGCAAACAGAAGAGGGGGGGGCAATCGGCAAAGCGATTTCAACAATTGCGGCTAATAGCCATTAACGAATTTTATAAGAGGATCGGGGACTCTGCCAGCAAAATATTCCTTGAAGTGGATCACAAGGACCTCCAGGGCATACTGATTGGGGGACCCAGCCCGACGAAGGAGGAGTTTATAGGTGGAGAGTATCTTCATCATGAACTGCAGCCGAAGATACAGGGGGTATTTGATATCTCGTACACCGACGAGTCGGGATTATACGAGTTGGTGGATGCAGCGATGGATACACTTCAAAACTTGGATCTGATGCAAGAGAAAAAGTTGGTAAATCGGTTCATGAGGGAACTGGTAAGCGACCGAAATCTGGCCACTTATGGTGAAGATAATGTCAGAAAAAATCTCAAAATGGGCGCAGTCGACACTCTATTACTCTCCGAAGATCTGAGGCGAATTCGAATATATGTCAAATGTACCAGTTGTGATTACCAGTATGAAAAGACGGTCCAAAAACCGGATAAGTTGGAAGCGTGCCCAAGGTGCGATAAGGCACTTGAACTGGTGGAAATTACCGATATCGTAACCGAGTTATCCGAGATGGGAGAGCGGATAAATTCCACCACAGTGTTCATCTCAACGGATTTTGAGGAAGGGGAGCAGTTGATGAACGCGTTCGGAGGAATTGCAGCGATTTTGAGGTTTCAGACAGGAGTTTAA
- a CDS encoding helix-turn-helix transcriptional regulator, with protein sequence MYGQEIAREIAKRKGEKPNPGTLYPALGNMEAKGLIISNQTGQMRDSGRICLKKAREYFYRV encoded by the coding sequence ATGTACGGGCAGGAGATAGCCAGAGAGATAGCGAAAAGGAAGGGGGAAAAGCCAAACCCCGGAACTCTTTATCCTGCCCTTGGGAATATGGAGGCAAAAGGGTTAATCATTTCGAATCAGACAGGTCAGATGCGAGACAGTGGTCGAATCTGTTTGAAGAAGGCGCGCGAATATTTCTATCGTGTATGA
- the pyrH gene encoding UMP kinase, producing the protein MLIIMIVVISIGGSIIAPKLDFERFEEYAEAIKEIAKEHTVFVVVGGGAAAREYIHVARKLGANEAVCDFIGIDVTRLNARLLISAIGGDAHPEPPSDYKEAASVASWGKIIVMGGVTPGQTTDAVAAILAEYVQADLLVNATCTDGVYTADPRSNPDAQKLDNISPKQLVEIVMRTEMGAGSKSVMDLLAAKVIERSRIPTIILDGSDPKNIVDAVLRNKHVGTEITSSCKK; encoded by the coding sequence ATGTTAATCATCATGATTGTGGTGATATCTATAGGGGGCTCGATAATTGCGCCCAAGTTGGATTTCGAAAGGTTCGAGGAATATGCTGAAGCGATAAAGGAAATAGCGAAAGAGCATACGGTTTTCGTTGTAGTTGGCGGCGGTGCTGCTGCCCGTGAGTACATCCATGTTGCAAGAAAGCTGGGCGCAAATGAAGCCGTTTGCGATTTTATTGGCATTGATGTAACGCGATTGAATGCTCGTTTGTTGATTTCCGCCATAGGAGGGGATGCGCATCCTGAACCGCCCTCCGATTATAAAGAAGCGGCGAGCGTCGCATCGTGGGGCAAGATAATCGTGATGGGCGGCGTAACCCCTGGGCAAACCACAGATGCGGTCGCAGCCATATTGGCAGAATACGTCCAGGCGGATTTACTGGTCAATGCAACATGCACTGATGGTGTGTACACCGCCGATCCCAGGAGCAATCCCGATGCGCAAAAGCTCGATAATATCTCCCCCAAACAATTAGTCGAAATCGTAATGAGGACAGAGATGGGGGCAGGGTCAAAATCCGTTATGGACCTCTTGGCGGCGAAGGTCATCGAAAGGTCCAGGATACCGACGATTATATTAGACGGGTCAGATCCAAAAAACATCGTCGATGCCGTTCTCAGGAACAAACACGTTGGAACGGAAATTACATCCTCTTGCAAGAAGTGA
- a CDS encoding DUF2116 family Zn-ribbon domain-containing protein, with translation MVKIIPHRHCAICGKSVESNETFCSDECTKRYGDARRRQKLMFILLIVLMFVILLLPWLPR, from the coding sequence ATGGTAAAAATAATTCCTCATAGACACTGCGCAATATGCGGGAAGTCGGTTGAATCCAATGAAACGTTTTGCTCTGACGAATGTACAAAGAGATATGGTGATGCCCGGAGGAGGCAGAAACTGATGTTCATCCTTCTCATCGTGTTGATGTTCGTCATCCTGTTGTTGCCCTGGCTTCCGAGATGA
- a CDS encoding Zn-ribbon domain-containing protein, which produces MPHKCTRCGQTFRDGASEILSGCPTCGWNKFLYVTDRSEEIARQDVLSEDAEVMDINELINKVEIEEKPKTHPAPDSHRVESIKILCPGSYELNIKSLLDRPEIIMALKEEGTYMVHLPSIFSKGDKKRKSGRKRRK; this is translated from the coding sequence ATGCCACATAAATGTACCAGATGCGGTCAAACGTTCAGGGACGGTGCATCTGAAATTCTGAGTGGATGCCCTACCTGTGGATGGAATAAATTTCTCTACGTGACAGATAGGTCGGAGGAGATAGCCAGACAGGATGTGCTATCAGAAGATGCGGAAGTCATGGACATCAATGAACTGATAAACAAAGTTGAAATTGAGGAAAAGCCGAAAACGCACCCCGCACCCGACTCTCACAGGGTTGAAAGTATAAAAATACTCTGTCCGGGCTCGTATGAATTAAATATCAAGTCACTACTCGATCGACCGGAAATAATCATGGCGCTAAAAGAAGAAGGAACCTATATGGTTCACTTGCCATCGATTTTCAGTAAAGGCGATAAAAAGCGCAAATCTGGACGCAAACGAAGGAAATGA
- a CDS encoding DUF2073 domain-containing protein, with the protein MTEKVTKTEERTKRANGAVETGIRIDMLSKDHLSTMTSMEKIRLILDKVREGNILILEAGLTPDEEMKLMELTMTEIAPGDFAGIEIESYPSRRRSNIISKLLGRVVIETRLTVIGPANQIKTINKDHDVISALVSVRS; encoded by the coding sequence ATGACCGAAAAAGTTACTAAGACGGAGGAACGCACAAAGCGCGCAAATGGTGCCGTTGAGACGGGCATTCGGATAGATATGCTCTCCAAGGACCATCTGTCAACTATGACCTCGATGGAGAAAATCAGATTGATACTTGACAAGGTCAGAGAGGGCAATATCCTAATTCTTGAGGCAGGACTCACCCCCGATGAAGAGATGAAGTTAATGGAGCTCACAATGACGGAGATAGCACCAGGCGATTTCGCCGGCATTGAGATCGAGAGTTACCCCTCTAGGCGGAGATCAAATATCATCAGCAAACTCTTGGGAAGGGTCGTCATAGAAACGCGCCTTACCGTCATCGGACCGGCAAATCAGATCAAGACCATTAACAAAGACCACGATGTGATAAGCGCACTGGTGTCCGTGCGTTCATAG
- a CDS encoding GTP-binding protein — protein MGRMIKIIKRSFSSWIRKIFKKKAVRIGIYGPPNAGKTTLANRIVRDWSGDDVIGIVSEIPHETRRVIRKENVRINANGVAVTLDIVDTPGLATKIDFHDFMAFGMDEEEAKRRAKEGTEGVIEAIKWLDDIDGVLLIMDAAEDPFTQVNVIVVGNMEARELPLLIVANKIDLPDASPARIKSAFPQHPVVPISALDGINVDKLYESIADRFG, from the coding sequence ATGGGAAGAATGATTAAAATAATTAAACGAAGTTTCTCATCGTGGATCAGAAAGATATTTAAAAAGAAGGCGGTGCGCATAGGGATTTATGGTCCGCCGAATGCCGGAAAAACCACTCTAGCAAACAGAATAGTCCGTGATTGGAGCGGTGATGATGTGATCGGCATAGTATCCGAGATACCTCATGAAACCCGTCGGGTGATAAGGAAGGAGAACGTACGTATTAATGCCAATGGCGTGGCAGTGACCTTGGATATCGTGGATACGCCGGGTTTGGCGACGAAAATCGATTTTCATGATTTCATGGCGTTTGGGATGGATGAAGAAGAGGCAAAGCGGCGGGCAAAAGAGGGGACGGAGGGCGTGATCGAAGCCATCAAATGGCTAGATGACATAGATGGAGTATTATTGATTATGGATGCTGCCGAAGACCCATTTACACAGGTGAACGTCATCGTCGTCGGAAACATGGAGGCGCGGGAGTTGCCCTTGTTAATAGTTGCCAATAAAATAGACCTGCCAGATGCATCTCCGGCCAGGATAAAAAGCGCATTTCCACAACATCCCGTAGTTCCTATTTCTGCCCTTGATGGCATCAATGTCGACAAGCTATACGAGTCAATAGCTGATCGGTTCGGGTGA
- a CDS encoding CBS domain-containing protein, translating into MSNTTYVVIRYVVKMTMEQEMETRISVREIMTKEVVTAEGDMRASVAGEKMIAHNVGSLIIVEDGKPVGIVTERDMVRKIISENITPGSVTLRDLMTQPLISIRGDESLDEAARKMMRLDIRRLPVVEENKLVGIVTDTDIIAVSPGLTDILTNLIEMNRDHPPFSETKKISQGICERCDELSGTLEVIDGTSVCESCKDEIFR; encoded by the coding sequence ATGAGTAATACAACCTATGTGGTCATAAGATATGTGGTTAAAATGACGATGGAGCAGGAAATGGAAACGCGGATATCAGTACGAGAAATCATGACCAAGGAGGTCGTCACGGCAGAAGGCGATATGAGGGCGTCTGTTGCCGGAGAAAAAATGATCGCACACAACGTGGGTAGCCTCATCATCGTCGAAGACGGCAAACCAGTGGGTATTGTGACAGAACGGGATATGGTGCGAAAGATCATATCGGAAAACATAACACCAGGTTCCGTAACACTCAGGGATTTGATGACGCAGCCGCTTATCTCCATCAGAGGCGATGAGAGTCTGGATGAGGCGGCGCGAAAAATGATGAGATTGGATATCAGGAGACTACCTGTTGTCGAGGAAAATAAATTAGTCGGAATCGTCACCGATACAGATATTATTGCGGTTTCTCCAGGGCTCACCGATATTCTCACAAATTTAATCGAGATGAATCGGGACCATCCTCCATTTTCTGAAACTAAAAAGATCTCGCAGGGTATTTGTGAAAGGTGCGATGAACTCTCTGGGACCTTAGAGGTAATAGATGGGACGTCAGTTTGTGAGAGTTGTAAGGATGAAATATTCCGATGA
- a CDS encoding CBS domain-containing protein: MMSKDVVSIKENEFMTKARQLMRLHHFRSVPVVDDENRVTGVITRQDVLKISSTKSNITVKGFVRECPTIVPGMSGLEAARILLASKLECAPVVNSVHDREMVGVLSITDIFKNLDIDIMPTRTVGEIMTTDVRVCSPKDPVSRCWANMDEYDYSGFPVVKRKKLIGIITRYDIIKAGYARTSRETGEGKSNRSTTVEKVMHTPVYTVHPETTLKEAIEAMLKHDIGRLPVVNDGKLVGIIDRYDLISGYISEA, encoded by the coding sequence ATGATGTCTAAAGACGTCGTGTCTATCAAAGAAAACGAATTTATGACCAAAGCCCGTCAATTGATGCGGCTTCATCATTTCAGGAGCGTGCCCGTCGTAGATGATGAAAATCGTGTTACCGGCGTGATAACCCGGCAAGATGTGCTGAAAATATCATCGACGAAGTCAAATATAACTGTTAAAGGATTTGTACGAGAATGTCCGACAATAGTCCCTGGTATGAGCGGATTGGAAGCGGCGCGCATCCTGCTTGCATCTAAATTGGAGTGCGCCCCCGTCGTGAACTCGGTCCATGATCGTGAGATGGTCGGCGTCTTAAGCATCACTGATATATTCAAAAATTTGGATATTGATATCATGCCGACTAGAACAGTTGGCGAGATAATGACTACTGATGTGAGGGTATGTTCTCCGAAAGATCCGGTCTCAAGATGCTGGGCAAACATGGATGAATATGATTACAGCGGGTTCCCGGTCGTCAAAAGGAAAAAACTTATAGGAATTATCACGCGATACGACATCATCAAAGCAGGTTATGCCAGAACGTCAAGGGAAACGGGAGAGGGAAAATCGAATCGTTCGACCACTGTCGAAAAGGTAATGCACACGCCCGTGTACACCGTCCATCCCGAAACTACTTTAAAAGAAGCCATCGAAGCGATGCTGAAACACGATATTGGAAGATTGCCCGTGGTCAATGATGGCAAACTGGTCGGCATAATCGATAGATATGACTTGATTAGCGGCTATATTTCAGAGGCATGA
- a CDS encoding CBS domain-containing protein, translating to MKRHHGSIKKGARRADESSEAVLDRGPVEFKSRIPSHPGDIMTIASREVVTVPPTMTIMGAVKTMMTYGFRRIPVAEAGTNRLVGIFTGTDLLDFMGGGERYNIIIKKYDGNFLAAINGGIREIMQCEVATLKENQSLKDALNMMLQKNIGGMPIVTEDRRVIGIISEQDFVELIAGIKTGKAVRDYMSERVITVLPNMSIKEVTKTMRNNGLRRLPVVKDGILLGLASSRDIIRYIGSGEVFNQLITGDIHEALKPPIKTIMRSATITIEPDVDLGKAAEVMIERNVGSLSVISEGVLVGIFTERDLLRACL from the coding sequence ATGAAGAGACATCACGGCAGTATCAAGAAGGGAGCAAGACGCGCAGATGAGTCAAGTGAGGCAGTACTTGATCGCGGACCGGTGGAATTTAAATCTCGAATCCCATCCCATCCTGGCGATATAATGACGATTGCGAGCAGGGAAGTGGTCACCGTCCCACCGACCATGACGATTATGGGCGCGGTCAAGACGATGATGACTTATGGATTCAGACGTATCCCGGTCGCAGAGGCAGGAACAAATCGGCTCGTTGGCATATTCACCGGCACTGACTTGCTTGATTTTATGGGGGGCGGTGAACGATATAACATAATCATAAAAAAATATGATGGAAATTTTCTCGCCGCCATTAATGGGGGCATCAGGGAGATAATGCAGTGTGAGGTGGCAACGCTAAAGGAAAACCAATCGCTGAAAGATGCGCTGAATATGATGCTCCAGAAGAACATCGGCGGGATGCCAATTGTGACCGAAGACAGACGCGTAATTGGCATCATTTCCGAGCAAGATTTTGTGGAGTTGATTGCAGGCATAAAGACTGGAAAGGCCGTGAGGGATTACATGAGCGAACGCGTAATAACTGTCCTGCCCAATATGTCTATCAAAGAAGTAACAAAGACGATGAGAAATAATGGGCTTCGCAGATTGCCGGTTGTCAAGGATGGCATTCTGCTGGGGCTGGCATCCTCTCGAGATATCATAAGATACATAGGAAGTGGTGAGGTGTTCAATCAGTTGATTACGGGAGACATTCATGAAGCCCTGAAGCCTCCGATTAAGACGATTATGAGATCGGCCACCATCACTATAGAGCCAGACGTAGATTTGGGCAAAGCCGCAGAGGTTATGATTGAAAGGAACGTCGGATCGCTATCAGTCATCAGCGAAGGTGTCTTGGTGGGGATTTTCACGGAAAGAGACCTTTTACGAGCCTGTCTGTGA
- a CDS encoding CBS domain-containing protein, whose amino-acid sequence MKVKDVMSSPVYVIAPEEPLSRARNLMLKHGVSRLVVVDGEIPVGIITKSDLMWKLGQAEPAWRRRPIDRVPVKVIMSEHLVTTYLEASLEDVSELMLGNDISGIPVVGIDGLVGIITKSNLVHHLSTVRLDIKVEDIMSDFVVMVHRHHSISHVIAEMDRNDVHRVIVMEGGNTPVGIITSSNLAFTELRDGKGKPPEKTIKMVRKESPAGRKKFRDVEVVHLVAEDVMSSPLITIGRDALVTDAAKILVAHKIDGVPVIDDEEMVGIVTKTDIIKLISGGLR is encoded by the coding sequence ATGAAAGTAAAAGATGTCATGAGCTCGCCAGTATATGTGATTGCCCCCGAGGAGCCGCTTTCACGTGCGAGAAACCTCATGCTAAAGCACGGGGTAAGTAGATTGGTCGTTGTGGATGGCGAGATTCCCGTGGGGATTATAACGAAATCCGACCTGATGTGGAAACTCGGTCAGGCCGAACCAGCATGGCGTAGACGGCCGATCGACCGAGTTCCGGTTAAAGTGATAATGAGTGAACATCTTGTTACTACCTATCTCGAGGCATCGCTGGAGGACGTCAGTGAGTTAATGCTGGGAAACGACATCAGTGGAATTCCCGTTGTTGGAATCGATGGATTGGTTGGAATTATCACTAAATCCAATCTCGTCCATCATCTTTCGACTGTCAGACTGGACATAAAAGTGGAAGACATAATGAGTGATTTCGTAGTCATGGTTCACCGTCATCATTCGATAAGTCACGTGATCGCAGAGATGGACAGAAATGATGTACACAGAGTCATAGTAATGGAAGGTGGCAATACACCGGTTGGAATCATCACGTCGTCAAATCTGGCGTTTACCGAATTGAGAGACGGCAAAGGTAAACCTCCAGAGAAGACTATAAAAATGGTCCGAAAGGAAAGTCCTGCTGGGCGCAAAAAGTTTCGAGATGTAGAGGTCGTACATCTTGTCGCCGAAGACGTCATGTCGTCTCCACTGATCACTATAGGCAGAGATGCCCTTGTCACGGATGCGGCAAAGATATTGGTGGCACATAAGATCGACGGGGTTCCAGTAATAGATGATGAGGAAATGGTGGGAATCGTGACCAAGACCGACATCATCAAGTTGATTTCAGGAGGTCTGCGATGA